The DNA region TGAGCCAACATATCCACATCCATGGTAAAGTTCAGAATACCTTGAACAGATTCAACTGTGTAATTTAGTTTGAAAGGGATCATTTTTACACCTTTCGCGGCTAGAACATGAACTACCTGTGAGAAAAGCAAGTCTGTCTTAAGCTCCACATATGAAATAGGATCCTAAATAAGTGTTAAGGTCTTCAGATGTTAATGCCTAACTAACCTCCATCTCGGCGTCTTCTAGATATCCGACAGTAAGTTTTGTGATATCAACTGAAAATGGATCATCAAAGGGAATGTCTCTTGATGATAGATCATCCGGGTCCTTCCCTCTAATAGCATCCAGAATAATTGCACAATCTATGGCACTTCTACAGAAAGGACCAAGCTTATCCTGTTATAGCAGTAAAGCTATAAATTCTAACATGTACTGCATCACAAAATAGGGGCATGAAAAATGAAGACTGAAGGAGTACCAAGCTTTCTGATATGCTCATTACACCTGTTCGGCCAGTGGTGCCAAATGTTGGCCGCAATGCAGTCACTCCACAGCGCGCAGCAGGATACGTCACAGAGCCAGCTGTTTCTGATCCAATTGCAAATGGCACCATACCTGTGAAAGATGTCTTGTTTAGAATGAGGTGGATTTTGAAGAGCAACATAGGACAATTGTTTCAACTTTTGAGTCAAGATAAGAccccaaaaaggaaaaaaccaAGTTTGATGGATTAAACCAAGATAAGACTACTAGTCTACTACAAACCTGCTGAGGTGCAGGCAGCAGGTCCAGCTGATGAACCGGTAGAGAACTCTTCAATATTCCATGGATTCCTTGTTCTACCGCCGAACCAGATGTCATCGTATGCCAGGGATCCTGAAACAAGCTTTGCAACAAGGACTGCCCCAGCAGACTTCAATCTGTTTATAGCAAGATCAACCATcaagaaatatgtaaaaatGAATCTAGCTAGAGGTAAAAAAACGTTTCGCCATGCAAACTGAGCTTGTCACTAgtcaaaacaaactatatgaAAATCTCTGAGGGTTAAGCAGATCCCAATAAGCCAAAGATTAATTAGagtaaaaaatcaaaaaattgtTTAGAACCTTTTGTAAACCCAAGCTTCAATATTGAGAACTTGATTTTTGAAGCTTTTGGAACCCCAAGTTGTTCTGTAGTGGGGTACTGCAATTATATCCTTCAAACCATAAGGAATCCCATGTAGAGGACctaaaaacaaagtcaataCGTAAATGTtaacaatttatttactatagCTGAGGAGttgaaagacacatcaataaaaaaagagatgtaCCCAGATACACTCCTCTTGCAAGCATATTATCAGCCTCTTTTGCTTGCTTGTATGCTAATTCTTCAGTATAAGTCACAACTGCCTCAAGAGCATGATTATACCTGCTATTTCAACAAGGCATCAGGTTCATATTAGCATGATAGGTCCTGGATATTAAcgaaaatagaaaaccaagGAACTATTTGCACCATTACCTTTTAAGTCTTTTCAGGAAAATTTCTGTAAGCTCCAGAGATGTGATTTGCTTTGTCTTGATCAGTTCTCCCAATTCAAGAATCTGATGAACACCCAACAAAGATTTATGTTTTAAAGTCTCAATGAGACTCGCGACAATCAAAATTCTATAATTATCACCTTGTTAATCACATCTCTTAGACCTAATGAGGATATAAATTTATATGGTCTAGACATGAGTTAGTCATACAAATGTAAAAGAACACATAGATTAGATAAGAGTGAAGCAACTAACTTACACTCAGGTAGGCAATATCTTCTTCACTTGTCGGTTTGTGTATGCCGGAAAGAGATGGATAAGAGAATCTTCTTGTCACATTTTGTGCTTGTTCTTTCCCCCACCCAGAATTAAACACCAAAGAAGAGGGGTCACTCAACCCTCCATTCACTGAAGCAACCAACTCTCTGTTAGCTCTAATGATAGGGGTGTTGAACTCCTTCTCACCCTTTACAATTTCCAGCATCTAAAGCACACAATAAGTTAGTCTGATGAAACTTAACTATTCAATGGTGAATCTGAAGCATAGTGTTGTATTTAAAGTCACCTCTGTATCATTGAAGAAGGTGGAGtcaaacaactcaaatgcACAATTAAGAGGCGAGAGTTGATGAACTCTAGTCCAGCACTGATCAAATATCACAAACAAAACCACATCAACACCAAGAAACTCTTAACAAACATAGATTTATGGGTTTGGAAAGAGAAACAATTTACCAAAATTTTAGCTTCAGAAGTAAAAACTGGGCAGCTGAACACTGCTATGATTGTGAAATAGGTGAAACCAGTCATGGTGATCCACATTAGTTatgaagaaagaggaagacgATTGTGTTTAAGCATGGGTAGTAGTTCTGGAACGGTaagatctctctcttttttgaaattgaaacagCATCTTTCTCTTGTTCTGCTGCCCATTTGCAGAGCTTAGAGTCAAACTAGCTTTGTCTTGGAGTCGTTGTTGACCGGTATGCCACGTAGGACATGGTCAAACAATGACTAGAGCCAGAGACCTTGTCCTTAAAAAAGTAATTCTTTTCGCGGTAATATTCTCCCTGAAACGTAATTCTTTTTGCGGTAATATTCTCACTGCTTTACGTGATGGGGCCACGTGACGTGGCCGCAAATGCGTAGTTTACTGGGATTCAAACAAATATAAGACAGCCTCTGCCTCCTCCGCTCGTAGCTTCTCTGCGCGCGAAGATAGGGTTTTGCTTTTTGATCTCCAAAATTTCCAGGTACGTCGTCCCTGGCTTTCATTCTCGATTCACCGCTTTTCCGTTTCGCAAGTTTGGTTTTCGCTTTGCGTGCCATGAATGAATAGGAGATCTGATAACATTGGGGGCGATTCATACGAGGCTACGCAATTGTACTGTTAGAAATATGACGGATTTTCTAATATATGCGATTAGACTATGCAGCTGTAGCGTAATGTAGTTCGAATCTTCCTTTcgtttgtcttttttctttggataaAAAGTGTGCCTTTTGCTTTGCCCATTATTAGATCCAATGTCCCAgtttctgttttgattttaatatggaatctttttggtaaattttggGGATTCGATGTGATTCCTGTTTTACTGTTTGCGATGGCATCTTAGGCTCAAGCTAGTAGAGATTTGCACAATCAGCCTTTcgaatttcaaaaacaaacttagaaTGATTTATTAATAGAAGTAAAAGTTTCTAATTTGCTGGTAATGACTTTAGTTTACATTATTCGAAGTGTTTACAATGAGAAACTTAAACAATAACTTGTTCGTAGTCTTTCCTAGTTGTCTATGAAAGCTCTAGCTTTTGTATCTGCGTAGTTTTGCATCCGGATTGACCCCGTGTACATCAGGTATCATATAGGAATCTACTTTTATCTAGCAAATTTTGATGTGAAACTTTACGAGGAACCAAGGAAGTGCGCTATTTATCTTTGAGTTGAATGTGCTAGGTAGGGGAGTGTTAATGTGTCTGGAAACCTCTGTATATATGGTTAATGTGTTGTGGTCCTTTAAACTGGTTAAGAGCTAAAGCTACtaatttagtttgttttgatGAGTCCATTGGTGTCGACTGCTGTTTGGAAAAGATTCTGAGCACCTTTGTCATCTCACTTCTTGAAAACAGGATGGCTAATGTTTAGTTCACTCTAATTGTTTGTACATTCCCAATGAAACATAAAGTCTTGGATTTTTAAGGGAACTATATTAATTCTTTATGGTGAACTTTTCAAAATATTCAGATCTTAGATTGTGTGCTACCTGCAAGAAAAACACAGGGAACTATCTATTGTCTAGCTAAATCTGATCATTCACTTTGTGTATTCCAGACAATGTTTAAGGTTCCAGACCATCAAGTTGCTGGCCACAAGGCCGGTGCTGGAGTTCTTGGCCCTCTTGTTGATGATGCAGGGAACTTTTACAAGCCTCTTCAAAGTGGTGACCGTGGAGCCAAAGAAGTGGCATTCTATACCGAATTTTCAACTGAAACTAGGATTCCAGACGAAATTCGCAAGCTCTTCCCTGCCTTTCATGGTACCCGGGAATTGGAGGCATCTGATGGTTCCGGCATGCATCCTCACCTTGTCTTGGAAGATATTGTCTCAAGCCGAACCAATCCATCTATATTAGACGTTAAAATGGGTTCGAGCACATGGTACCCTGAAGCTTCTGAACAGTATATTGCCAAGTGCCTTAAGAAAGATAGAGATGGCACGAGCCTGACATTGGGATTTAGAATATGTGGACTTCAGTTCTatggaaacaaagaaactGGATATTGGAAGCCGGATAAGAAGCTAGTTAATGCTTTTACTCATGATGACGTTCGGTCAACTTTTaggaagtttgtttcttctaaCTCGCCTTTAGCTTCAGATGCTGAACCAGATTGTGCTTATGCATCAACTGTCTATGGTGGACCTGATGGGATCTTGTCACAATTGTTGAAACTGAAGTCATGGTTTGAGGATCAGACCATTTACCATTTCTATTCTTGCTCAATTATGATGGTGTATGATAAGGAGTCAATACTGAAAGGGGAGAATCCAAACCCTCAAATCAAACTTGTTGATTTTGCACATGTCGTCGAAGGCAAGGGTATTATTGACCATAATTTTCTGGGGGGCCTCTGTTCCTTGATAAAGTTCGTGAATGATGTCTTGAACAATCCTAACAAGTAAATAACCGAACCAGAAGTCATCTACAGCTGTGGGAGAAGATCTCATAGCAGCCAAGTTGAAATTGAATGGACCAGGAGTAGCCTTAAAAAGTTAAGGCGGGTTTTAGTATTTAACATCCTGCatgttcaatttgttttccCCTTATAACTCATTTCATTACTACTAAAATAAGAGACTGCCTGATGTTTGCAATTTGCTTATGTTTCTGAACCTGTTGggagaacaacaacaattaaAACTATATGCTAGATGACTATTGAAAATACTTCCTTCAATTGCCTCCATACAGCACTGTTACTATGATCGTAGACAAGGATTACCTCATATTCTAGAATTCAGATGTCCCTTTCCTTAAACACTTTTATCAGTGTCGATAGCGATATTGCTTCTCTGAATTGTAATAAGAGTAAAGCAAAAGTCTTAGGCATGGTATTGCTGTATTGGCTGCAATAGTCATAGTCTGCAGCTATTTTCTTTCCTGTAATGGCAAGAATGGTGGTCTAGGGTCCATATGGAGACCCGAGAGCTGAAAAGCAAAATTCTAATACCGGGTTTCAATCCCATTTAGACTAATCAAAGCTAATATGGCTTCTAAGCAATGCACTTGTTATACTATAATCTATCCATTTCAGACCCATGCAGTAGGCCAGTAGTGAATTCCAAGCTTAAGAAATTACTTCCATTTCTTCCAACCTCATAGACATtacctatatatacatgttaaaACATAATCTCTTGATTACTACTCAACAAACACAACAGCCCCCAAGATGCATATTCCATCTTTTGCTTGCTGCATTGTCTTTCTATCTGTGATCTTCTGTTTCTGCACTAAAATCTCCTTATCGGATTCCGATAATCTCCAGGACACATGTCCTACCTCCCTAGGAAAACAAACCTTCTTCATCAATGGCTTCCCTTGCAAGAACCCAAACAACATCAGCGCCCCAGATTTCAAGACTTCCAAACTGACCCAACCGGGCGACATAGACAACTTCTTTGGCTCTGCAGTTACCCTTGTCACTGCCGCAGAGTTTCCAGGCCTAAACACACTTGGCCTCTCAGTTGCAAGAACTGACTTGAGAGTTGATGGTCTGGTGAGGCTTCACTCCCACCCAAGAGCTTCGGAAATGTTCTTTGTCAGCAAAGGCATTGTGCTAGTGGGGTTCATCGACACACTAAACCAGCCATTCCAGACGATTCTCAAGGAAGGAGATGTGTTCGTGTTCCCCAGGGGTCTGCTTCACTTTTGTCTGAATGCTGGTTATGACATTGCCACTGGTTTATCAGTGTTCAATAGCCAGAATCCAGGGGTGGTGAGCATTTCTGATGCCATGTTCGAGCCTAAGCCGGATGTGATAAAGAAGCTTACAGAGGGCTTTGTCACTAGTCACCTTAGAAATGCCACTTTAAGTGgattttcaagtttttgaCATGCAGTAATTCATAATTGTTTGATGAAAGCTAATTTATGGTTGCATAATGTCTTACTGTGTCAACTGTCAATACTCAATACTTCAATAGTGTGATGAGTTTGTGAGCTAAGAGCAAGAGTGGTCATATATTAGCCTCATGTAGTGTAAAGGCTTGTGGCTTGTATCATAGCAGATTGTATATTGCACAACCGTATGTATACTATTGTAAACTATTACAAAATGTTTAGTAAACTTTATGAAAATAACTAATGGTGTTTATTGTTTAAGATAGCGGGAAGTCATGACACAAAAGAACAATAGTAAAGATGAAGATCAATGTTACAATCCAAACAACTACATATGATATGTAGTTTAAGTCTTTGGAAGCTTGTCTATGATCCGAGATGTTAAAACTCTTGCCGATTCTTTTGTCAGCATCACTTTCTCCATATTTTTTGGAGATTCATAATATTCATCCAAACTTTTTTGCGGATGCTCTTGCTTCTGTTGGCCACTCTCTTTCCTTGCCGATGTGTTGGTTTGATCCTTCTCAAACTCAAATGactattttgtttgattcttcttGTATTAGTCGTTTAtgagttcttttttttgtaatttttttttcaaagaaaaaattatgtaacaTTATATGTTATCAATCGTGAAATGAAATTAGTTTCATGATTATCATCTCTGCTGTTCAATTCTGAAGAACTGCAGTCTTCTTCCGATCAGAAGAataattttcttaaaaaaaaaaaggcatgGAGAAATGAACTTTTGCGGGCTAGGCGGATTCTAGTTTGACTGGGCCCAGGCAGGTTTGTTGGTCCACTTAAAAAAACCGAGTCCACAACACAGTTTTTTGGGGGCAAAATTTCCAATTCTGAACCATTTAGCGCCAAACCAGTGAGCTCTTCTGATACTCGAGAGTCAGAGAGAGACcgagaagaagaggaacaaCTTTTCGCCGGTGTTAGCTTTTCCGATAGCGAttaagaaggagaagaagctcAATGGTAGAGCTGTGCTTTGTTCTCGATCTTCGGAGCTTGCCGCCTCCATTTCTCAGAGACTTAAAGCTGGTAATCCAACTCTAACTGTTCATTTCAAATCAATCACACGATTCGTTCTTCAATTTATTCCTAAATCGAAACAAAATCACGATCCGTGCGCGTTTGCCCGCTCAATTTTTCGTCACAGTCGCTGTTGCAGCTCGCTAATCTCTACGCGATCTCGCCGTCGCCGGCTTGGCGCAGATCGGAGTCGCTCCGGGATCGGATAGGCCTGTGCTTCGTGTTCAAGAATCCGATGACCTCTTCCGATCAGGTACTCAAATCTTGCACAGAACGTGTTTGATTTATTGTCTCTGAGAGTCTGAAACTGACATGTCGTTTTTTGCAGCTGAAGATTGTGTACACGCCTAGTCCAAGCGGCAGCTTCAGCCTAAGGGACTTCCACCACGCCGTGAATGCCTTGCCGGAGAATGCATTCCAGCCTCAGATGGACGATTCCGGTGCTCTCCTTGTCACTGGCCTCTGATTTATTTTCGCATTTTGTTAGCtgcttttgttgattttttataATTCATTGCAGATTTGAAGCTTTCGAGTGTTATCAATGATGAAGTGTTGTACCACTGGGGAGGTAGAGATATCATGAGGAAAGTGATTGTGATCACCTCCTGCTTGCCTCGAGATGTGGACTTTAGCATGCAAAAGACTCTCACTGTGAGCCTTTCGTTACCGTTTTCCATGTTTTGTGTCACCTGTTTGCTTATGTTGCTTAGTGTTCAGGGACTTATGTTGGCTTCTCTTGCATGCAGGCTGCCGCGGATAAGTGTGTTTCTGTTGAGTTTCTGTTGTTTGAGCAAAAATCAGCCCATCTCAGCAATGCAAAAGAGAATATCAAGAGTTTCATAACTTGCATCTCTGAGCTTGATAATTGTTCATTCCAAACATGTCTCCCAGGTGAACGACTACCTTCCTCTCTGTGTAGGACAGTAGGAAAGTATGGCACATCAAAATATTTCATGTAGTATGTTAGCTTAAACAGATAGCAGTAATTGCTCAACTCATTTGCAGTAGTACTTGGGCTGTTTTATGGTTTCAATGGTTAGAGTTTCTTACTCCAATGCAAAATTGAGCTTGTTACTGAACTTGAGTCAGTAAATTTGCAGATCCCAGAGTATTGCATGGCCTGGTAAACCGATGGTTACGGGATTTAAAGGATGACATTGAGGAACCGATGCAAGCTCGTTTTAACTTCAAGCAGAATCTTGTGGGCTCTGTGAACCAGATATCTTGCAACTTGTACGTATCTGTCAACCAGATTGTTGATGGTTTCTATCCCTGTGAGGTACATTATATGTAATGCTAATTGTCCACTTCATTGCTTTTTACTTATGAATCATTAATGTTGCCTAAACTATAGATACCAATACCATAGTCACTTTGTGGACCATGGAACTTATGGTGATACTTTGTGAGCTAAGTATGACTTTATGAAATCTTATACTGTGGTATTTGGCATTGAATTGTAGAAGTTTTAGAGATATTACAAAATCAGCCCTTAACTCAAGGCACTTTAATGTCCAATAACCTTATCACAAGCACTTTAATGTCCCATATTATAAGTGTCCAGACCAAAACCTAACTGAAATATCCAATGTGATTGATTCAGAGAAATGcttccaatatatatatattaggttGATAATGTGACAATTGTTGCTTCAAGAACATTATGTGGTAATATTGAACCATAATCTTGGTTCAATTAGCTCTGTATTTTGCTTTCACACCTCAAGTCTATGAAGAAGATTTTGATTGTAGGGTTACTGCTTATAGACATGCAGATGTCATGCCATTTCTCTGGAAGATGCTGTTTTAGTAAAAATGGAGGAACCTTGTTGTCCAGTCACAGGGCGTAATATCGAAAGATCTGATGTCATAGGAAATTCTGTGAAAGTTGGAGAAAGAACAATCCTGTTGCTTCCCTCATTCAAGAGCCCTGTTAAGCTCAAGCGTGCTTCTTCACCAATTGATTTCAGTGTCATTGAGAGGACTAACTTGGGTGCCCTAAGTGAAGGTAAATGATAATAACTAGCCTTGTGATTAAgtagtacatatatattttggacAATACGGATCAATAAGATGAATATGCATTAGAGGATTAGAATCATGGCATTACAGCACTTCCTTTTCAAAATTATTGACAACACAGAacttttgtgttttatgtCAACATTGACAGTTACCTACCCCTTTTTATGGCATTTCCCCACAGGTGTTCTAATGGGAGCTTCATATGTTGTCATTCCATCAAGTTTCCAGGAAATGGAAACTGCTTCAGATGAGATCGATCAGTCAGATGTGAATACTGAGAGTATGTCGGAGGCCTTCCTCTTGTTTTCTGGTTTGGGTTGCATATGACTAAGAGTTACTTACACATTAATCAAGGACAATCAGATTTAGAGAGTTGTGTATGTCTAATTAGAGGCCTTACATGCAGCCTCTAAGTTCCATTTAGTCCTGATTGGCTGATTAATATGTCAGCTACCCTATAAATTCACTgctgtttcattttcttaatcaGGCTACTCATGTTGCAGTTTTCCGAGGGATTTGCAGTGCTCTACATTCAATGGACCAGGGTTTGGTGTGTTCTTCAAATTGTAATATAGAAACTATGACCGAGGCCACTTTGCAATGCTATTATATTCTCCAACCTTCAAACAATGGGCCAATGCTTCTCAGGGTAAACATTAACATTTTCATACAGTGTATTAATTGCTATTTCATATGTTTAACATCAAAAGTTATCTTTTCATGTATGTGTTGTTCATTTTTGTACTCTTATCTTGGTCTCATTTTAATTCCACATGCTTGTGTTGTGTATCAGCATGCATGATGCCTTGGCTTATGTTTTTCGCATTTGTTTCTCAAGTGTGTTGTGTGACTTGTATGTATGTTAATCATTGTTATAATATTTGCAGCACATTGCAGGATCAGAGGAACTTTTGCACATTCCTAACCTCAATCAGTTAACTGTTTCCTCAGTGAGGAAGGACTTTGAGGATTCTGTTAAAGACTGCTTGTCAAGGGTATGCTCATCTTCTATTTGTGTATAATGTGAATAAAAAGTCTGGTGATAGCTATTTGACAAGCTTATCCAGCTACCCTATTGGATCTGGACAGATAGGGCAAATTGCTTGTAGTTCTTCATTGTTTAATATCTTAAATTTCTCTGTACATAGTTTGATTGTCCGAATAATATACTGTTCCAAATTCTTATTAGAGTTGCATGTGTGACTTTGCTATCAGAAAACACCAACAAACCAAGTTTTTATTGTGAAGTGACTTTAAGTAATATTAGATGAGACCTTGTCCAATGATGGTCTGACTGGCCTTTCCTTTTCTGACTTTCTTGCAGATTGACATAAGAGACTATAATCCAATGCTGCATGAGAGGGGCTTCCATCAGAAATTAAACTTGCTTGTGAAGGAGAGCTTACTCCTTGGGTAATTATTCTCTTAATCCAGATAAAGGAAGGCTGAGTGAGTAAGTGAATAGGAACAGAAACAtagaaacaaactcaaaagaaaGTTAAGATATTGAGAACCAATAAGTTATTTATGTTGCAGGCTTTCGACCCTGAAagtctccctctctcttctttttttccttttctttttcaaaaaaagaaaaagaaaaaagaaagaatgctcacttgggtttttatttttttagaccTGATTAATCTATTTGGAG from Fragaria vesca subsp. vesca unplaced genomic scaffold, FraVesHawaii_1.0 scf0512956, whole genome shotgun sequence includes:
- the LOC101314239 gene encoding glutamyl-tRNA(Gln) amidotransferase subunit A-like yields the protein MWITMTGFTYFTIIAVFSCPVFTSEAKILCWTRVHQLSPLNCAFELFDSTFFNDTEMLEIVKGEKEFNTPIIRANRELVASVNGGLSDPSSLVFNSGWGKEQAQNVTRRFSYPSLSGIHKPTSEEDIAYLSILELGELIKTKQITSLELTEIFLKRLKRYNHALEAVVTYTEELAYKQAKEADNMLARGVYLGPLHGIPYGLKDIIAVPHYRTTWGSKSFKNQVLNIEAWVYKRLKSAGAVLVAKLVSGSLAYDDIWFGGRTRNPWNIEEFSTGSSAGPAACTSAGMVPFAIGSETAGSVTYPAARCGVTALRPTFGTTGRTGVMSISESLDKLGPFCRSAIDCAIILDAIRGKDPDDLSSRDIPFDDPFSVDITKLTVGYLEDAEMEVVHVLAAKGVKMIPFKLNYTVESVQGILNFTMDVDMLAHFDEWQRSGQDEVYEAQEQWPTELRRARVIPAVDYVQAQRARGKLIREVRESFTVDAFIGNATDWERVCLGNLVGIPVIVVPTGFKNISQPHPSNSRRRTTITTGIYAPPEKDHIALALAMAFQSVTDHHKQRPPIDDLGPDDVIPNPPSVTKMIQPLA
- the LOC101314526 gene encoding inositol polyphosphate multikinase beta-like — translated: MFKVPDHQVAGHKAGAGVLGPLVDDAGNFYKPLQSGDRGAKEVAFYTEFSTETRIPDEIRKLFPAFHGTRELEASDGSGMHPHLVLEDIVSSRTNPSILDVKMGSSTWYPEASEQYIAKCLKKDRDGTSLTLGFRICGLQFYGNKETGYWKPDKKLVNAFTHDDVRSTFRKFVSSNSPLASDAEPDCAYASTVYGGPDGILSQLLKLKSWFEDQTIYHFYSCSIMMVYDKESILKGENPNPQIKLVDFAHVVEGKGIIDHNFLGGLCSLIKFVNDVLNNPNK
- the LOC101309989 gene encoding germin-like protein subfamily 3 member 4-like, whose product is MHIPSFACCIVFLSVIFCFCTKISLSDSDNLQDTCPTSLGKQTFFINGFPCKNPNNISAPDFKTSKLTQPGDIDNFFGSAVTLVTAAEFPGLNTLGLSVARTDLRVDGLVRLHSHPRASEMFFVSKGIVLVGFIDTLNQPFQTILKEGDVFVFPRGLLHFCLNAGYDIATGLSVFNSQNPGVVSISDAMFEPKPDVIKKLTEGFVTSHLRNATLSGFSSF
- the LOC101314812 gene encoding uncharacterized protein LOC101314812, with the translated sequence MVELCFVLDLRSLPPPFLRDLKLSLLQLANLYAISPSPAWRRSESLRDRIGLCFVFKNPMTSSDQLKIVYTPSPSGSFSLRDFHHAVNALPENAFQPQMDDSGALLVTDLKLSSVINDEVLYHWGGRDIMRKVIVITSCLPRDVDFSMQKTLTAAADKCVSVEFLLFEQKSAHLSNAKENIKSFITCISELDNCSFQTCLPDPRVLHGLVNRWLRDLKDDIEEPMQARFNFKQNLVGSVNQISCNLYVSVNQIVDGFYPCETCRCHAISLEDAVLVKMEEPCCPVTGRNIERSDVIGNSVKVGERTILLLPSFKSPVKLKRASSPIDFSVIERTNLGALSEGVLMGASYVVIPSSFQEMETASDEIDQSDVNTEIFRGICSALHSMDQGLVCSSNCNIETMTEATLQCYYILQPSNNGPMLLRHIAGSEELLHIPNLNQLTVSSVRKDFEDSVKDCLSRIDIRDYNPMLHERGFHQKLNLLVKESLLLGSLSPIMEEEIYESKATQTKFSEVIGQSDPTIDIEAIQEEPSMLVDLTEEEDKTSTCITEEWEQLVVNDVSKLRSPLCTSKPKPDQSVQSPPDGTRQLDAKTSRILERLEVPRQFRRESLLPNLTSKGVMNSHGQVKKPLLPYKPTCAPDQSIVTSSQLIKPNFQRLKRKFK